The genomic region CAAACTGAACGCCCAGCGCATAATGATTCGCAATGTCTATATCACAGGTCGCTGCTTTCACGCCTTTTCCTGCCATGGCGTCATCAAACGCTTTGTTTTTGTCTTTTGCACACCAGATGGACTTCATATCCTGCTCCGCCTGGCTTTCCAGCCCCTGGCGCGGGAACGCGAGATAGCGCACGGTAATACCCAGCGCGTTATAGTCTTTCATCTCTTCATGCAGCTTGTGGCAATAGCCGCAGGTGATGTCAGTAAACACGGTGATGACGTGTTTTTCCTGTGGCGCTTTATAGACGATCATTTCGTTTTCCAGCGCGGTCAGATGCTTCACCAGCAGTTGGTTAGTGACGTTCACCGGCTGCGCGCCGCTCACATCGTACATCGGCCCCTGGATAATATGTTTACCGTCCTCGGTCACGTACAGAACGCCGCTGTTGGTCAGCACGGTCTTCATTCCGGCAACCGGGGCAGACTGAATATCAGTGCTCTGCACGCCCAGTTTAGTCAACGACTGGCGAATCGCCGCATCGTCCGCATGTGCCATACCGGAAAACGCGGCGGCCAGCAGGGTGAACAACATAAAACCTTTTTTCATAACCTTTCCTGTGCTCTCTACACTCACGCGCGTGGGTGGTGCTGTTGATGAAGTTGACGCAAGCGCTCTGTCGCGACATGTGTATAAATTTGTGTGGTGGAGAGGTCGCTATGACCCAGCAGCATCTGTACCACGCGTAAATCGGCGCCATGATTAAGTAAATGCGTCGCAAACGCGTGACGCAAAACGTGGGGCGACAGCTTTTCGCTATCAATACCCGCTAACACGGCATAGTGTTTAATGCGGTGCCAAAAGGTCTGGCGCGTCATCTGCTGCGCACGCTGGCTAGGAAACAGCACGTCTATCGACACGCCGTTCAGCAGCCACGGACGCCCATGTTCCAGATACGTCTCCAGCCAGTAAACCGCCTCCTCGCCCAACGGGACGAGACGTTCTTTATTGCCTTTACCAATCACGCGAACCACGCCCTGCCGCAGGCTGACATCGCTCATCGTCAGCCCCACAAGCTCAGAGACGCGCAGACCGGTGGCATACAAAATCTCGAGCATGGCTTTATCGCGTAACTCCAGCGGTTGGTCAACCACTGGCGACTGTAATAATCTTTCAACTTGTGCTTCGCTGAGATCTTTTGGCAACCGCTGCGGCAGTTTTGGCGATGCCAGCGTGGCGCTCGGATCGTCAGCGCGAACCTTTTCACGGTAAAGATGCAGGAACAGTCGACGTACCGCGCTCAGAAACCGCGCCGTACTGGTCGCTTTATATCCGCCTTCTTTCCGTTCGGCCAGCAGCGTCTGGAGATCGTCGCTCTGCGCCGTTTCCAGCGATAATTCCCTGCGCGCAAGCCACTCCACCAGCATAGTGAGATCGCGGCGATAGGCGCTCAGCGTGTTTTCGGCCAGGTTTTTCTCCAGCCAAAGCGCATCAAGAAATTGTTCGATGCGTGCAAGATCCTTATCCACATCAGCCCCTTTGGTTCTGCAATCCGCCATTATGACTCAATGGTAAGGGTTTCTGGTACACTACGCGTAATGTCATAGCAAGAATTGAGACGTTTAGGCGATGAATATTGGTCTTTTTTATGGGTCCAGCACCTGCTACACCGAGATGGCAGCGGAGAAAATTCGCGACATCATCGGCCCTGAACTGGTTACGCTGCATAATCTCAAGGATGATGCCCCAGCGCTGATGGAGCAGTACGATGTGCTGATCCTGGGCATTCCGACCTGGGATTTCGGTGAAATCCAGGAAGACTGGGAAGCCGTCTGGAACCAACTGGACGCACTAGAACTCAAAGGCAAAATTGTCGCGCTGTACGGTATGGGTGACCAGTTAGGCTACGGGGAATGGTTCCTCGACGCGCTGGGCATGCTGCATGACAAACTGTCGACCAAAGGCGTCAAATTTGTCGGCTACTGGCCCACTGAAGGCTATGAGTTCACCAGTCCAAAGGCGGTCATTGCTGACGGCCAACTTTTCGTCGGCCTCGCGCTGGATGAAACCAACCAGTACGAACTCAGCGACGAGCGTATTCAGACGTGGTGTGAACAGATACTGGGGGAAATGGCCGAGCTCTATTCCTGAATCCTTAATGCGCACAGACTGACGGTTCTGGCCGTCAGCCTTATTCCACTTATCCCAGCGTTGAGGGCTGCAACATCAGCCGACACAAATCCCGCCACTCCGTCTGATCCATGCTGTCTGCCGCCAGCCATAAATGCTGACGCTTTCCTGTATCTGACCGCAGGCGGAGCATCATGCCACTTTTGATAATCCAGGGCGCGCTCACAATTGACCAGTCACGTCCATGCCAACGTAGTCGCCCGTCCATCAGGAGTTTCACCTCTCCCTGACAGGCGTTGATACGGCGCTGGCTGCGGACACAATCAAAAACGACCAGCGAGAGCAGGATCAGCCAAAGCGGTGTATAGCTAAGCGGCCAGGGCATCAACAGTATTACAGCAGCAACCAGTCCATGAAGCAGCAATGAAAGCCACTGCGCGCGCCATGAGACGCGCAGATCAGATTGCCACAGGACCACGATCCCGATTCCGTGTCTGGATAAGTTTTACCATCTGCTCCAGTTCAGCATCTGCCGGTTTACCGTGATTCATCAGCCAGTTGAATAAATCTGGATCGTCACACTCCAGCAGGCGAATAAAAATACGCTTTTCATCGTCGCTCAACGTATCGTACTCATGTTCGAAAAACGGCATGATGGAAATATCGAGTTCACGCATACCACGACGGCATGCCCAGTGAATACGTGCTTTGTTGTTAATATCCATGTTCTTCTTCCTGTCTCACGAAAATGAACTACCCGGCTATTGTAACGTGTTTTTCATCTTGTTTTTCGGGAATATCCATTCCCGGAAGCGCGATCGCTAATTAAATCCACACCCCGCTTATGGGTTCATACAATCTGGATGACGCCTCGCAAAGCGAAAGATAAGGCACAAATGGGACTATCAAAGCGCTTGCATTGGGCACTGGCTCTTTTACCATTAGTCATTATCACTGCGTTTAGCCAATCAGGACATTATTATGGCATTTACTCCTTTTCCTCCTCGTCAGCCGTCGGCTTCTTCACGTTTGCCTCTGACGCTGATGACGTTAGATGACTGGGCGCTGGCAACAATTACTGGCACTGACAGCGAGAAGTATATTCAGGGTCAGGTGACTGCCGATGTCAGTCTGTTGACCGATCATCAGCACGTGTTGGCGGCGCATTGCGATGCCAAAGGCAAAATGTGGAGCAATCTACGCTTGTTCCGGGACGGCGACGGCTTTAACTGGATTGAGCGCCGCAGCCTGCGTGATGCTCAGCTAACCGAGCTGAAAAAATACGCCGTGTTCTCGAAGGTAGTGATTGCACCCAACGATGAGCGTGTACTGCTTGGCGTGGCGGGTTTCCAGGCGCGCGCCGCGCTGGCGAATCTGTTCAGTGAACTGCCTGATGCCGAAAACCCCGTCGCCCGTGACGGCGCGACAACCGTGCTCTGGTTCGAACATCCGGCCGAGCGCTTCCTGCTGATTACCGATGTTGCCACAGCAGAATCGCTGACCGATAAGCTACGCGGTGAAGCAGCGCTTAATAACAGCCAGCAGTGGCTGGCGCTGGACATTGAAGCTGGCATCCCGGTGATTGATTCAGCAAACAGCGCACAGTTTATTCCGCAGGCGACCAACCTTCAGGCGCTGGGCGGTATTAGCTTCAAAAAAGGCTGCTATACCGGCCAGGAAATGGTGGCTCGCGCGAAATTCCGTGGCGCGAACAAGCGCGCGCTGTGGTGTCTGGCGGGTAAAGCCAGCCGTGTACCGGAAGCCGGTGAAGATCTGGAAATGCAGATGGGGGAAAACTGGCGTCGTACCGGCACTGTGCTTGCTGCGGTGCAACTGGACGATGGGCAACTACTGGTGCAAGTGGTGATGAACAACGACATGGAGGCCGAAAGCGTATTTCGCGTCCGTGACGATGCCAATACGTTGCATATTCAGCCGCTACCCTATTCGCTGGAAGAGTGATATTGAGCCGGCTGGCGGCTCGGTTTGACGTTGTAACAAGTAGGTAGGATAAGGCGCCTGCGCCGCCATCCGACAATGCAAAACCGGTGTGATGAATTGCCTGATGGCGCTACGCTTATCAGGCCTACAGATTCCCATCCGGCAGCATTGCATCAAGCTTGCCCGACGTACAAATAGATCGCCAGGAAATGGCAGACGCTGCCGCCGAGGACAAACCCGTGCCAGATAGCATGGTTGTACGGGATGCGTTTACTGACGTAGAAAATGACGCCCAGTGAATACACCACGCCGCCTACCGCCAGCAGCGTTACGCCGCCCACAGCCAGCTTGATTGCGAGTTGATACACCACAATCAGTGACAGCCAGCCCATGGTTAAATAAGTCACCAGCGACAGCACCTTGAACCGATGCGCGATCGTCAGCTTGAATAAAATCCCGATTAACGCCAGCCCCCAGATCACTATCATCAAACCGCGAGCCAGTGGTGAATCCAGCCCGACCAGCAGGAAAGGCGTGTAGGTTCCGGCAATCAGCAGATAGATCGCGCAGTGGTCGAATTTTTTCAGCCAGGCCTTTGCGCGCTGATGCGGGATCGCATGATACAACGTGGAAGCCAGAAACAGCAGGATCATACTGCCGCCATACAGGCTGTAACTGGTAATTGCCGTCGCGCTGGCATTCATATCCACCGCCTGAACCAGCAGCAGCACCAGACCGACGATACCAAACACCAGCCCAATACCGTGGCTGATGCTATTGGCAATTTCCTCTGCCAGCGAATATCCCTGGGCGATTGATGGTTTCTGGACCATAGATGACTCCGAAGTACCTCACAAATGTGATTGCGCTTCTAGCGTAACTGAGAATGGTTCCAGTGAACACCTGTTAGCTAAAATAAATATACAATATTAAATAATTCTTTAAAATCAAAAGATTAAATTACTATTTCACCTAACAGCCGTTCATTTACATCAAAGGCATTTAAAATCAATTACATAAAACTGCGACTGTCCCGGGTAGATATCCTCAATGACCCGCTTTAGCTCATCCAGCGCCATATTTTCCTGCTGCGCATGTTTTTCCGTCAGGGTCTCCAGCGTTACGGTTGAAGTTCCCTGGACTTCGATCGTACAAAAATAGCCGTCGTCCTCGAAGCGCCCCACCCGCAAAACGTCCCCGGCTTTAAAATGAGATTCAGACTCGTCTCGAATGGTGATGGTTTTGCGCCCTGCCAGAATGTCGTCCTGGAATCGCTGGAAAAAGGTGATGTCATTTCGCTGCATTTCATTTACTCCCGATTTTCTTATTCACTTTCAATTATATTTATTCTTCCTTTGTTAGACTCTCGCTAACTGGACATAACTTGAGATGACGCAAAAGATGAAAAAACTCACCTTACCGAAAGATTTCCTCTGGGGCGGCGCGGTGGCGGCGCACCAGGTTGAAGGCGGCTGGAACAAGGGCGGCAAAGGTCCAAGTATTTGTGATGTCCTGACTGGCGGCGCACACGGCGTGCCGCGAGAGATCACCCAGGAAGTGGTGCCAGGGAAATACTACCCGAACCACGAAGCGGTCGATTTTTATGGTCACTACAAAGAAGACATTAAACTCTTTGCCGAGATGGGTTTTAAGTGCTTTCGCACCTCCATCGCCTGGAGCCGAATTTTCCCGCAAGGTGACGAGACGCAGCCCAACGAAGAAGGGCTGAAATTCTACGACGACATGTTCGATGAGTTGCTTAAGTACAATATCGAACCGGTCATCACGCTGTCTCACTTTGAAATGCCGCTGTATCTGGTACAACAGTACGGCGGGTGGACTAACCGTAAGCTCGTTGATTTCTTTGTGCATTTTGCCGAAGTGGTGTTTGAACGTTATAAGCATAAGGTCAAATACTGGATGACCTTCAACGAGATCAATAACCAGCGCAACTGGCGCGCGCCGCTGTTTGGCTACTGCTGCTCTGGAGTGGTCTATACCGAACACGAAAACCCGGAAGAGACAATGTACCAGGTGCTGCACCATCAGTTTGTCGCCAGCGCCCTGGCGGTAAAAGCCGCGCGTCGTATTAACCCGGAGATGAAGGTCGGCTGCATGCTGGCGATGGTTGCGCTGTACCCGTTCTCCTGTAAGCCGGAAGATGTGATGTTCGCCCAGGAATCCATGCGCGAGCGCTATGTCTTTACCGATGTCCAGCTGCGCGGCTACTACCCGTCCTATGTCCTGAAGGAATGGGAACGCCGGGGCTTTACCATCAGCATGGAAGACGGTGATGCGGAGATCCTGCGCGAAGGCACCTGTGATTATTTAGGTTTTAGCTATTACATGACCAATGCGGTAAAAGCGGAAGGCGGCAGCGGCGATGCGATTTCAGGCTTTGAAGGCAGCGTACCAAACCCGCACGTTAAAGCCTCTGACTGGGGCTGGCAAATCGATCCGGTCGGTCTGCGCTATTCCCTGTGCGAACTGTATGAGCGCTATCAGAAGCCGCTGTTTATCGTCGAGAACGGCTTTGGCGCATACGATAAGGTCGAAGAGGACGGCAGCATTAACGATGACTATCGCATCGACTATTTGCGCGCTCACGTTGAAGAAATGATGAAAGCAGTTACCTACGACGGTGTGGATCTAATGGGTTATACCCCGTGGGGCTGCATCGACTGCGTCTCTTTCACCACCGGGCAGTACAGCAAGCGTTACGGTTTTATCTACGTGAATAAGCATGATGATGGCACGGGCGATCTGTCGCGTTCACGCAAGAAAAGCTTTAACTGGTACAAAGCGGTGATCGCCAGCAACGGCGAGAATCTGTGATTTTTTGCCGGATGACGGCGTAAACGCTTTATCCGGCTTACAGGTTTAGCTCCCGTAGGCCGGATAAGCGCGGCGCCATCCGACCTACAGATGGCGCTACTCAGTGGCAAATTACTGGTATTCGCTCATCGGCACACACGAACAGAACAGATTACGGTCCCCGTAAACGTCATCAAGACGCTTCACGGTCGGCCAGTATTTGTTCGCAACGCCTGCAGGGAATACCGCAACTTCGCGGCTGTAACCGTGATTCCACTCCTCCACCAGCTCGTTCTGGGTATGCGGCGCGTTTACCAGCGGGTTATCTTCCAGCGGCCACTCACCGGCTTTCACGCGATCGATCTCCGCGCGGATCGCCAGCATCGCGTTGATAAAGCGATCCAGTTCCATTTTGCTTTCAGATTCCGTCGGTTCAACCATCAGCGTTCCCGCGACCGGGAAGGACATGGTCGGCGCATGGAAACCATAGTCGATCAGGCGTTTAGCGATATCCAGTTCGCTGATGCCGGTTTCTTCTTTCAACGGACGAATGTCGAGAATACATTCGTGTGCCACGCGACCGTCACGACCGGTATACAGCACCGGGAAAGCGTCTTTCAGACGACTGGCGATGTAGTTAGCATTCAGAATAGCGACCTGGCTTGCCTGCTTTAAGCCCTCTGCCCCCATCATGCGAATGTACATCCAACTGATCGGCAGGATAGAAGCGCTGCCGAACGGTGCTGCAGAGACAGCGCCCTGGCGGGTCAGCATCCCTTCAATCTGTACCACGCTGTGGCCTGGTACAAACGGTGCCAGATGCGATTTCACACCAATCGGCCCCATTCCAGGGCCGCCGCCGCCGTGCGGGATGCAGAACGTTTTGTGCAGGTTGAGATGCGAAACGTCGGCACCGATAAAGCCAGGAGAAGTAATACCAACCTGCGCGTTCATGTTCGCGCCGTCGAGGTACACCTGGCCGCCGAACTGATGCACGATTTTGCACACTTCACGAATCGTCTCTTCATACACACCGTGGGTGGACGGATAGGTCACCATAATGCAGGAGAGATTGTCACCCGCCTGGGCTGCTTTTTCGCGCAGATCGCCGAGGTCGATATTACCGTTCTTATCGCACGCCACCACGACAACCTGCATACCCGCCATTTGGGCAGACGCCGGGTTAGTACCGTGCGCAGAAGCCGGGATCAGGCAGATGTCACGGTGCCCTTCATTACGGCTTTCATGATAGTGACGGATTGCCAGCAGGCCTGCGTATTCGCCCTGCGCACCGGAGTTTGGTTGCATACAAACGGCATCGTACCCGGTCAGTTTCACCAGCCAGTCAGAGAGCTGGCCGATCATCTGATGATAGCCTTCCGCTTGTTCTGGCGGGCAGAACGGATGCAGCTCAGCAAATTCCGGCCAGGTGATCGGAATCATCTCCGCCGCCGCGTTCAGTTTCATGGTGCAGGAACCCAGCGGGATCATCGCCTGGTTCAGCGCCAGATCTTTGCGCTCCAGCGAATGCATATACCGCATCATCTCGGTTTCGCTGTGGTAGCGATTAAATACCGGATGGCTCAGGATGGCGTCATCACGCAGCATGGTCTGTTGAATAGAGCGGCTGTCGTGGGCAACGTCTTTATCCAGCGCATCGATGTTCAGACCGTGGTTATCACCCAGCAGTACCGCAAACAGCTGTTCTACATGTTCACGGGTGGTGGTTTCATCCAGCGTGATGCCCACCGCGTTATGAATGTCGCTTCGCAGGTTGATTTCCGCCGCTTCGGCACGCGCCAGCACCGACGCTTTGTCGGCGACTTCCACGCACAGGGTGTCAAAGTAATGCGCGTGGCGCAGCTTCTGGCCTTTGCGCTGCAACCCTGCCGCCAGAATATCGGTCAGACGATGAATACGATTGGCAATACGCTTCAGGCCAACCGGTCCGTGATAAACAGCGTACAAACTGGCGATGTTCGCCAGCAGAACCTGTGAAGTACAAATATTGGAGTTCGCTTTCTCACGGCGGATATGCTGCTCACGAGTCTGCATCGCCATGCGCAGCGCGGTGTTGCCCGCGGCGTCTTTCGAGACGCCAATAATTCGGCCCGGCATGGAGCGTTTGAATTCGTCTTTGGCGGCAAAGAATGCCGCATGCGGGCCACCGTAGCCCATCGGCACGCCGAAGCGTTGAGCGGAGCCAAACACGATATCCGCACCCTGTTTACCCGGCGCGGTCAGCAACACCAGCGCCATAAAATCGGCGGCAACGCTGACAACTACTTTGCGGGATTTCAACTCGTTAATCAGCGCGCTATAGTCGTGAACTTCACCGGTTGTGCCGACCTGCTGCAACAGAACCCCAAACACATCCTGATGGTCGAGGACTTTTTCGGCATCATCAACAATGACGTCAAAGCCGAAAGTTTCCGCACGGGTGCGGACCACGTCCAGCGTTTGCGGATGGACATCGGCGGCAACGAAGAAACGGTTGGCGTTCTTCAGTTTGCTGACGCGCTTCGCCATTGCCATCGCTTCAGCGGCGGCGGTAGCTTCATCGAGCAGTGAAGCGGAAGCCATATCCAGGCCGGTCAAATCCAGCGTCACCTGCTGGAAATTCAGCAGCGCTTCCAGACGGCCCTGAGACACTTCCGGCTGATAAGGAGTATAGGCGGTATACCAGCCCGGATTTTCCAGCATGTTACGCAGGATAACCGGTGGTAGCTGCACGGCAGTGTAGCCCATGCCAATGAAGGACGTGAAGCGCTTGTTACGCCCGGCGATGGCCTTTAATTCTGCCAGCGCAGCGAATTCGGTCGCCGACTCGCCTACCTGTGGCGGAGTCGCCAGCTGAATGTCTTTCGGCACGATCTGGCCGATCAGCGCGTTTAACGACTCTGCGCCAACCGCATTGAGCATCTCTTGCTGCTGCGCGGCGTCCGGTCCGATATGGCGTTCAATGAAGGCGCCGCTGTTTTCGAGCTGGCTTAACGTCTGTGTCATGGGCGATGGTTCCTGAAACGTGCAGTGAATCGTGATTGTCTCTGTCGGTGTACCCGGTGGCGCTAACGCTTACCGGGCCTACGTATGCCTTGTAGGCCGGATAAGCGCAGCGCCATCCGGCATCAGCGTATTTACTCGTCTTCGAGTAATGCTTCGTATGCAGTCGCATCCAGCAGCGTGTTTAACTCGCTCTCATCGCTGGCTTTGATTTTGAAGATCCAACCCGCGGTGTACGGCTCGCTGTTGACCAGTTCCGGGGAGTCGCTCAGCGCGTCGTTAACCGCCACGATCTCTCCGCTAATCGGCGCGTAAATGTCAGACGCCGCTTTTACTGATTCGGCAACGGCACAGTCGTCACCCGCACTTACGGTCGCGCCAACTTCCGGCAGGTCAACGAAAACCATGTCGCCCAACAACTCCTGAGCGTGTTCGGTAATGCCAACGGTGTAAGAGCCGTCCGCTTCTTTGCGCAGCCATTCGTGTTCTTTACTGTATTTCAGTTCTGCTGGTACGTTGCTCATCAATCAATCTCCAAATAGGATGAATCACGCGACGGCTTTGCCGTTACGCACAAAAACAGGTTTAGTCACTTTCACCGGCATTTCACGATTACGAATCTGCACAATGGCCGTTTCGCCAATGCCTTCAGGAACACGCGCCAGGGCAATGCTGTAGCCAAGCGTCGGGGAAAAGGTTCCGCTGGTGATGACGCCTTCATGCTGATTGCCTTGAGCATCGGTAAAGCGCACCGGCAGTTCATTACGCAGAACGCCTTTTTCGGTCATCACCAGGCCAACCAACTGTTCGTGGCCTTTTTCGCGCTGTGCTTCCAGCGCTTCCCGACCAATAAAGTCACGGTCAGCCGGTTCCCAGGCGATGGTCCAGCCCATGTTAGCCGCCAGCGGAGAGATGCTTTCATCCATCTCCTGACCATAGAGATTCATGCCCGCTTCCAGGCGCAGCGTATCGCGAGCACCAAGACCACATGGCTGAACACCCGCTTCCACCAGTGCACGCCAGAAATCCTCGGCCTTTTCATTTGGCATCGCAATTTCATAGCCCGCTTCGCCGGTATAACCGGTTGTCGCAATAAACAGATCGCCCGTCTGCACGCCAAAGAAAGGTTTCATCCCTTCAACGGCTTTGCGCTGTTCGTCGCTAAACAGCGTTGCTGCTTTCTCCTGCGCATGTGGCCCCTGCACGGCAATGAGCGACAGATCGTCACGCACGGTAATGTCGATGGCATAGGGTTCGGCGTGTTGGGTAATCCAGGAGAGGTCTTTTTCGCGGGTGGCGGAGTTTACAACGAGGCGGAAGAAGTCTTCGGTAAAGTAATAGACAATCAGGTCATCTATCACGCCGCCCGAGGCATTGAGCATGCCGGAATAGAGCGCTTTGCCGGTTTTGGTGAGTTTTGCCACGTCGTTCGCCAGCAGATAACGCAAGAACTCCCGAGTGCGGCTGCCGCGTAAATCGACGATGGTCATGTGCGACACATCGAACATCCCGGCATCGGTCCGGACCGCATGGTGCTCATCAAGCTGAGAACCGTAATGCAGTGGCATCATCCAGCCGTGAAAATCGACCATGCGAGCACCGCATAGCGTGTGTTGTTCGTACAAAGGAGTCTGTTGAGCCATCTTGTCCTCATTGAATAAGCGGGGCTGACAACGATTTCGCAGCCACATTTGTCACCGCGAAACCGGGCATCGCAGCCATTTTCAGGCCCCGACGCAAACGTTCTCTTTTCCCCTGAACTTACCACCGAAACAGACACTAAACCATAAGACAAAATTAACCATCACATTAGCTTATGGTCAAAAACAGCCGAAACAGACAAAGAATTAAAAGCTTAATATGAGCATTAATCAGAACTAATATCTGACACAGTGTTATTTATTTCCAAAATCCAACATTTCAATCCATTAAACCATCAAAAATTGCGTAACGAGAAAATCCTCAAATTAGAAAATGTAATGCGAAAATTGAAGTGAAATTAGTTTATTTCAAACGAGGAAGGTCCCCCGGCGGGTCGGCCGGGAGAGAGAAATGTGACGCGTTTCAAAGTCTGAGAATCAGGACGATTCTCAGCGGAGCCATTCCGGAAGATCGTTCAAGCCCATTGCCTGACGGATCAGTTGTGGCTTAACGCCGGGAA from Citrobacter sp. RHB25-C09 harbors:
- the gcvT gene encoding glycine cleavage system aminomethyltransferase GcvT produces the protein MAQQTPLYEQHTLCGARMVDFHGWMMPLHYGSQLDEHHAVRTDAGMFDVSHMTIVDLRGSRTREFLRYLLANDVAKLTKTGKALYSGMLNASGGVIDDLIVYYFTEDFFRLVVNSATREKDLSWITQHAEPYAIDITVRDDLSLIAVQGPHAQEKAATLFSDEQRKAVEGMKPFFGVQTGDLFIATTGYTGEAGYEIAMPNEKAEDFWRALVEAGVQPCGLGARDTLRLEAGMNLYGQEMDESISPLAANMGWTIAWEPADRDFIGREALEAQREKGHEQLVGLVMTEKGVLRNELPVRFTDAQGNQHEGVITSGTFSPTLGYSIALARVPEGIGETAIVQIRNREMPVKVTKPVFVRNGKAVA